The nucleotide sequence GTGCTGCGGTTACATGATGCTCAGCCTCGACGGGGAGACCTGGATCGTCTTCGCCGGATGGATGGCGCTCGGCCTGCTCGTCTACTTCGGTTACAGCATGCGCCGATCCCGGCTGGCCCTGGATTCACCCGTTCGCCGCCATAATTCCTAGCCTGTACAGCCGTAGTACGGGCTGGATCATTGAATGACGGTGATCGGTGGGGGACACTTCCGTCCGACCCACGGAAAACCCTACCGTGAACCGAGGTCCTTATGCGCCGATATGGCATTACCGTGCTGACCGCGTGCCTCGCCCTGTCCCTCACCTCATTCCCCGCCTCCGCTCAAGAGACGGCGACGCCCCGCGCTCCCTTCTGTTATGAAGAACCCGTACAACCGAAAGCTGATGTAAGTGACATAAAGGCCGGTTTCCAGTCCACGAAGTGGTTGCAGACGATCCAAGCCGTGTACAAGCGGCGCTGGCCGAGCGGCGAAGCGCTCGCGATCGCCCAGGCCAAGGACAAGTACTTCAGCCAGTTCGTCAACAAGACCAGCTTCAACGCGCTCGCCGAGTCCCTGATGGTGGCGATTCACGAAGAGACCCACATGTGGGATCTGGATCCGTCGAGGACATCGTGGGACGTGTACGTCTCGGCGTGGATCGACGCCTCCCGCAAGGCGATGAAGGTCCCGATCCACGGCGGCTTCCCCCGTCGCGAAATCCTGCCGCTGATCACGGACGATCTCACGCGTTCGATGGACGACATCTACCTGCGGGACCAGCAGCAGGGGTCGTACCGGATGCAAGGGGTCATCGCGGAACTCAACGCCGGGCTCATGGGATTGCCCGCCGCGACCGTCGTCGCCGAGTACATCCAGGGCGTGGGCGCGAGCAATTCGCGGGACATCGCGGCCACGAACATGCGCTACCTTCAGCTCTATCTTCGCGTCGCCAAGACGAAACATCCCGATTACTGGGCGAAGATCAAAGCACAGCCCGAATTGCGCGACTTCGTGCTCATCGAATTCCTCCGGACCGCCTACTGGCTGGATCAATCCGCACCCCATGCCGCGAAACTCGGCAGTGCGGACGTGGCCAAGATCGTCGCCAAGAACTACGCACCGGAGAACATCGCGATCATCGAGGAGTTCACCGGAGCCAAGGTGAACACGGGTTCGGCCAGGAACTGCACGCTCTGACGCCGTACGGCTCGCCGGTGGCGGACCCGGGTCCGCCACCGGCGAGCCGCCCCGTCACGGCACGAACACCGGCTGGTCCAGCACCCAGAGCCAGGATCCGTCCGGCTGACGGCGGGCGACCTCGATGGTCGCCTCGCCGGTGGTCAGCGTCGACGCCGTGAGCGCCAGGTCGCCGCCCACCAGCGCCGGATGCTGCCTGCCCGGCAGGAGTTCCGGCGCGGCCGCGACGAACTCCTCGTACACCTTGCGGATCTCCGTGTGCCCTTTCGCGATGTTGCCCGGCGGGAACGCCAGCACGGCGTCCGGCTCGTACAACGCCACCAGCCCGTCGACATCGCCCGCGTTGCCTCGCTCGATGAAGAACTTGCCCAGATCGTTCGGCTCGGTGGCCACAGTCCTGCTTGTCATGGGGACGAGCCTCGCAGCGAATCACGACATCCTGTGTCGTGTATTCCGCTAGAGTTCGGGCCATGCGCGCCGACCGGCTGGTCTCCTTGGTGTTGCTGTTGCGGCACCGCGGCCGTCTGTCCGCGACCACGCTCGCGCGCGAACTGGAGGTCTCCACCCGCACCGTGTTGCGCGACATCGAGGCGTTGTCGGCGGCGGGTGTGCCGGTGTACGCCGAACGAGGCAGGCACGGCGGTTTCGGGCTGCTGCCCGGTTTCCGCACCGAACTCACCGGGCTGAACCATGACGAGGCGCTCGCGCTGCTGATCGCCGGATCACGGCGTGGCGCGCAGGCGTTCGGCCTCGGCTCGGCGCTGGCGGCGGCCATGCTCAAGGTGGTCGACGCGCTGCCGGAAGGCCAGCGGGACACCGCGGCGGGCGCGGCCCGGCGCCTGCTCATCGACCCGGAGACCGACCTGCTGTCGCGCCGGGTGGCCGCCGAGGAGGTGCCGGACACCGTCGTCTCCGAGGTCCGGCGCGCGGTGTTCGCGGGGCACAAGCTGCGCATCCACTACGCGGCCGAGGGCCGGGCGGCGCGGTGGCGCACGGTGGATCCGATAGGTCTGGTCACCGTCCGGGATCGGGGTTATCTGCTGGCCACGAGGTCCGGCGAGGACCGCACCTACCGGCTGTCCCGGGTGCGGGCCGCCGAGGAACTCCCCGAACCCGCGCAACGCCCGGACCGGGTGGATCTGGACCGGGCCTGGCAGGAACGCGGCACGCGGTTCCGGAGCGGTGGAGACCAGGTCGCCGTGTCGGTGCTGGTGTCCCCGGTGCGGCGGGACGAACTGGCGGGCACCGCGCTGGCCGTGCTCACGGAAGAAGCCGATGAGGACGGCCGTCTGCGCATGGAGGTGACCTTCCAGGACGCGCGCCACGCCGAATGGGCGCTGTGGCAACTCGCCACGGACGCGG is from Amycolatopsis lurida and encodes:
- a CDS encoding helix-turn-helix transcriptional regulator codes for the protein MRADRLVSLVLLLRHRGRLSATTLARELEVSTRTVLRDIEALSAAGVPVYAERGRHGGFGLLPGFRTELTGLNHDEALALLIAGSRRGAQAFGLGSALAAAMLKVVDALPEGQRDTAAGAARRLLIDPETDLLSRRVAAEEVPDTVVSEVRRAVFAGHKLRIHYAAEGRAARWRTVDPIGLVTVRDRGYLLATRSGEDRTYRLSRVRAAEELPEPAQRPDRVDLDRAWQERGTRFRSGGDQVAVSVLVSPVRRDELAGTALAVLTEEADEDGRLRMEVTFQDARHAEWALWQLATDAEALAPPWLRASLRGRAEAITARYAGRADETKVKSSPPSGTG
- a CDS encoding YybH family protein gives rise to the protein MATEPNDLGKFFIERGNAGDVDGLVALYEPDAVLAFPPGNIAKGHTEIRKVYEEFVAAAPELLPGRQHPALVGGDLALTASTLTTGEATIEVARRQPDGSWLWVLDQPVFVP